A genomic stretch from Desulfotignum balticum DSM 7044 includes:
- a CDS encoding transposase, producing MNTGTKLGFSNFRKSVSARVNEIAEIEMRQVGKIRHSMHDACLSALAMMYFQDASMLEFQRRLQEQMQMNNLQTLFQVETIPKDNQLRDIIDAIPSQKLFPIFNDFFRLLQRGNQLQPFQFLNEGYLLPIDGTQYFSSETINCPSCLTKGYKNGTINYSHKVLGASIVHPEKKQVVPLAPEPIKNSDGSKKQDCEINAGKRFLNRIRQEHPKLEIVITADDLYSRKPFIEALNQNKMSYILIAKPSSHKVLFDQLMEKEDLDQVHLLEWQDHKGAIHRYEWINDIRLNGNKSAPLVNFFEYSIIRDGDKITYTNSWVTDIRVTDGNVAKLVKAGRAKWKIENENFNTLKNLGYHSEHNFGHGKKNLSFNFFLFTLLAFFMRQIIELRDPLYQIARAKFSARKEFWNQLRCTIRVIIFENWESLLHFVISPPTDIRAP from the coding sequence TTGAATACTGGAACAAAACTTGGTTTTTCAAATTTCAGAAAGTCGGTCTCAGCCCGCGTCAATGAAATCGCTGAGATTGAGATGCGGCAGGTTGGAAAAATCAGGCATTCCATGCATGATGCCTGTCTGAGCGCCCTTGCCATGATGTATTTTCAAGATGCTTCAATGCTCGAATTCCAAAGACGTCTGCAGGAACAGATGCAAATGAATAATCTGCAGACGTTGTTTCAAGTTGAAACTATTCCCAAAGACAACCAATTAAGAGACATCATTGATGCCATTCCTTCTCAAAAGCTGTTTCCAATTTTCAACGATTTTTTTCGACTGCTGCAGCGAGGAAACCAGTTACAACCTTTTCAATTTCTGAATGAGGGGTATCTCCTGCCTATTGATGGTACACAGTATTTCAGTTCAGAAACTATCAACTGCCCCTCATGTTTAACAAAGGGTTACAAAAATGGAACCATTAATTATTCCCATAAAGTTTTGGGTGCGTCTATTGTACATCCAGAAAAAAAACAGGTGGTCCCGTTGGCACCGGAACCAATCAAAAACAGTGATGGTTCAAAAAAACAGGATTGTGAGATCAACGCCGGCAAACGGTTTTTAAACCGGATTCGACAAGAGCATCCAAAACTGGAGATCGTAATTACAGCTGATGATCTGTATTCAAGGAAGCCGTTTATTGAGGCTCTCAATCAAAACAAAATGTCATATATTCTGATAGCAAAGCCCAGCAGCCATAAGGTTTTATTCGATCAACTCATGGAAAAAGAGGATCTGGATCAGGTTCACCTTTTGGAATGGCAGGATCACAAGGGTGCCATCCACAGATATGAATGGATCAATGATATCAGGTTGAATGGGAACAAATCCGCCCCGCTGGTCAATTTTTTTGAATACAGCATCATCCGGGATGGTGATAAAATCACCTATACCAACAGCTGGGTCACTGATATCCGGGTTACTGACGGCAATGTTGCAAAGCTTGTCAAAGCCGGTCGGGCCAAATGGAAAATTGAAAATGAAAATTTCAATACTCTGAAAAATCTTGGCTATCATTCTGAACACAATTTTGGTCATGGGAAAAAGAACTTATCATTCAATTTTTTCCTATTCACCCTGCTGGCTTTTTTTATGCGTCAAATCATTGAACTCAGAGATCCTTTGTACCAAATAGCAAGGGCCAAATTCAGCGCAAGAAAAGAATTCTGGAACCAGTTGCGTTGTACAATCCGTGTTATAATATTCGAAAATTGGGAGTCACTGCTTCATTTTGTGATTTCCCCGCCAACCGATATTCGTGCCCCATGA
- a CDS encoding SLC13 family permease, whose product MTTDQALVFAILCATLVLFVWGKFRYDLVALTALLLVSVTGLVPINEVFLGFGHPAVITVAAVLVLSRGLFNAGAVDLLSRHMAKVGTVPTIQVTALAGIVVVCSSVMNNVGALALLMPVAIWMSRQSGRSPSLLLMPLAFGSLLGGLVTLIGTPPNIIIALYRVETGLPAFRMFDFAPVGIGVALAGLVFISLFGWRLTPKREARSSPDELFEIENYITEIIVPEGSKFVGQTIFHLTSAMEKETEATVVSLSRGEIHKPAPSWYEILEPGDVLMVEAAPDDLKALMDGLGLELAECKGDCRSTLGSKDIRLMESVITTESTLPGKTSAGLYLRRLYGVNLLAIARRGRRITQPLGQTKFMTGDILLFQGTDESLQTVVKKFKCLPLAEREIRIGQPKKVMLSVGIFGGAMVLSATGVLPVQIAFTAAAVIMVLSGVVPLGEIYEHIDWPVIVLLGAMFPLGHALESSGGAGLIAEKLLMLSGFFSSAGTLAVLLAGTMLLSNVVNNAAAAVLMAPISITLAKEMGISPDPFLMAVAVGASCAFLTPVGHQSNALVMGPGGYKFGDYWRLGLPLSIIVTVVAVPLILIFWPMIPVSGN is encoded by the coding sequence ATGACAACCGATCAAGCACTGGTATTTGCCATTCTTTGTGCGACCCTGGTATTGTTTGTCTGGGGAAAGTTCCGGTATGATCTGGTGGCCCTGACCGCCCTGTTGCTGGTGTCGGTGACCGGCCTGGTTCCCATTAATGAGGTGTTTTTAGGATTCGGACACCCGGCGGTGATCACGGTGGCGGCAGTGCTGGTCTTGAGCCGGGGACTGTTCAACGCCGGAGCCGTGGATCTGTTGTCCCGGCATATGGCAAAGGTGGGCACCGTTCCCACAATCCAGGTGACGGCGCTGGCCGGGATTGTGGTGGTCTGTTCCAGTGTGATGAACAATGTCGGCGCACTGGCGCTCTTGATGCCCGTAGCCATATGGATGTCCCGCCAGAGCGGCCGGTCGCCTTCCCTGCTGCTCATGCCCCTGGCTTTTGGTTCTCTGCTGGGGGGGCTGGTCACCCTGATCGGTACGCCGCCCAATATCATTATTGCATTGTATCGCGTTGAAACCGGTCTGCCGGCATTTCGGATGTTTGATTTTGCACCCGTGGGAATCGGGGTGGCCCTGGCAGGCCTGGTGTTTATTTCTCTGTTCGGGTGGCGGCTGACACCCAAACGCGAGGCCCGGTCATCTCCGGATGAGTTGTTTGAAATTGAAAATTATATCACCGAGATCATCGTTCCTGAAGGGTCCAAATTTGTCGGCCAGACTATTTTTCACCTCACATCCGCCATGGAAAAGGAAACCGAAGCCACTGTGGTGAGCCTTTCCAGGGGGGAAATCCATAAGCCCGCCCCTTCCTGGTACGAAATTCTGGAACCCGGGGATGTACTGATGGTGGAGGCGGCTCCGGATGATCTCAAAGCGTTGATGGACGGACTGGGGCTGGAACTGGCTGAATGCAAGGGAGATTGCCGGTCCACATTGGGATCTAAAGATATCCGGTTGATGGAATCAGTGATCACCACGGAATCCACACTGCCGGGCAAAACCTCTGCCGGCCTTTATCTGCGCCGGCTTTACGGGGTCAATCTTCTGGCCATTGCCCGGCGCGGCCGGCGAATTACACAGCCGTTGGGCCAGACAAAATTTATGACCGGTGATATTCTTTTGTTCCAGGGCACGGATGAATCGCTGCAGACCGTGGTCAAAAAATTCAAATGCCTGCCTTTGGCAGAACGTGAAATTCGTATCGGTCAACCTAAAAAAGTCATGTTGTCCGTGGGTATTTTCGGCGGTGCCATGGTGTTGTCCGCCACCGGCGTTCTGCCGGTTCAAATTGCGTTTACAGCGGCGGCCGTAATTATGGTCCTGTCCGGGGTCGTGCCTTTGGGAGAAATCTATGAGCACATTGACTGGCCGGTGATTGTGCTGCTGGGTGCCATGTTTCCGCTGGGTCATGCCCTGGAAAGTTCCGGGGGCGCCGGACTGATCGCGGAAAAACTGCTGATGCTGTCCGGCTTTTTTTCCAGCGCCGGGACCCTGGCGGTCCTTCTGGCCGGGACCATGCTGCTGTCCAATGTGGTGAACAATGCGGCGGCGGCCGTGCTGATGGCACCTATTTCCATTACCCTGGCAAAGGAAATGGGGATTTCTCCGGATCCGTTTCTGATGGCTGTGGCGGTGGGGGCTTCCTGCGCATTTCTGACACCGGTGGGCCACCAGTCCAATGCCCTGGTCATGGGGCCGGGGGGATATAAATTCGGTGATTACTGGCGACTGGGTTTGCCCCTTTCCATTATCGTGACAGTGGTGGCAGTGCCGTTGATCCTGATTTTCTGGCCCATGATTCCTGTGTCCGGCAATTGA
- a CDS encoding aconitase X catalytic domain-containing protein yields MKLSNQEQEILEGKHGDGQKKAIELLVAVGKAFDAERLVDVSRTHVALSAQEGDTYWCELLVENGATCQVPCTTNPGWDAHVLSPRYAVTEDELALLRRTYDVYNRIGAVLTQNCTPELEFNVPAFGEVVAFSESSATPYVNSVLGARSNRESSVSALASAVVGKTPLYGLLLDENRLGTMLFNVGFVPKEAYDWGLLGYYVGMHASNRIPVLQFPELPSRPTPAQLLYFGAEAATSGSVAMFHVIGVTPEAPTQEVAFGSKSPLETIDVSIQDLFRIEERLSDPPTAINMVMVGCPHYTYNQVCQLDRLMKGHQSKVPFFVLVSDTTLSVAVKSGKKQHLEQCGVDLIAGTCVDQPCFKSFEAGTFITDSPKAGYYRKGRGQKGVIIRRMAQCVKAAITGRVK; encoded by the coding sequence ATGAAACTGTCTAATCAAGAACAGGAAATCTTAGAGGGAAAGCACGGCGACGGGCAAAAAAAAGCGATTGAGTTGCTAGTAGCTGTGGGGAAAGCATTTGATGCTGAACGTTTAGTGGACGTGTCGCGTACACATGTGGCGCTCAGTGCACAGGAAGGAGATACCTATTGGTGCGAATTACTAGTAGAGAACGGTGCAACCTGCCAAGTGCCTTGCACCACTAACCCGGGATGGGATGCCCATGTGCTGTCTCCCCGTTATGCCGTAACCGAAGATGAACTCGCTCTGCTCCGCCGGACCTATGACGTTTACAACAGAATTGGTGCTGTGTTGACCCAGAACTGTACACCTGAGCTAGAGTTTAATGTTCCGGCCTTTGGTGAGGTGGTGGCTTTTTCCGAATCCAGTGCAACTCCCTATGTCAACAGTGTACTGGGAGCCCGCTCAAACCGGGAGTCTTCCGTGAGCGCCCTTGCATCGGCGGTGGTGGGTAAAACTCCCCTTTACGGGCTCCTTTTAGATGAAAACCGTCTGGGAACCATGCTTTTCAATGTCGGCTTTGTTCCAAAGGAGGCTTATGACTGGGGACTTTTGGGCTACTATGTGGGGATGCATGCCAGTAATAGAATTCCGGTTCTCCAGTTTCCTGAATTGCCCTCCCGTCCCACACCGGCCCAGTTGCTTTACTTCGGTGCTGAGGCCGCGACATCGGGTTCTGTTGCCATGTTTCACGTTATCGGGGTAACTCCTGAAGCCCCCACCCAAGAGGTGGCCTTTGGTAGTAAATCCCCCTTAGAAACTATAGATGTGAGCATTCAAGATCTTTTTCGGATTGAAGAAAGACTCAGCGATCCGCCAACGGCTATCAACATGGTCATGGTGGGCTGTCCCCACTATACCTATAATCAAGTCTGCCAACTGGACCGGTTGATGAAGGGCCACCAATCCAAGGTGCCATTTTTTGTTCTTGTGTCCGACACCACTCTCTCAGTCGCTGTGAAATCCGGTAAAAAACAACATCTTGAACAATGCGGCGTGGACCTTATCGCTGGGACTTGTGTCGATCAGCCCTGCTTTAAGTCCTTTGAGGCCGGCACCTTTATAACAGATTCTCCCAAGGCAGGCTATTACCGGAAAGGAAGAGGCCAAAAAGGTGTCATTATCAGGAGGATGGCCCAATGTGTGAAAGCTGCGATAACAGGGAGGGTGAAATAA
- the nifU gene encoding Fe-S cluster assembly protein NifU encodes MWEYTDKVKDHFMHPRNVGELKDANAVGETGSLNCGDALKLFLKVDENERIVDASFMTFGCASAVASSSALTEIVKGMTLDEAAKVTNGDIADYLGGLPKEKMHCSVMGKSALQKAIADYRGIQIMEKPGEMVCECFEVTDLEIIDAVKANGLETTEDVTNYLKAGGGCGKCLDRIEEVIASVKAEG; translated from the coding sequence ATGTGGGAATATACAGATAAAGTAAAAGATCATTTTATGCACCCCAGAAATGTGGGGGAGCTTAAAGATGCCAATGCCGTTGGAGAAACCGGATCTTTGAATTGCGGGGATGCGCTGAAACTTTTCTTGAAGGTGGATGAAAATGAGCGTATTGTTGATGCGTCATTCATGACATTCGGCTGTGCCAGTGCCGTGGCCTCCTCCTCCGCACTGACGGAGATCGTTAAGGGCATGACCCTGGATGAGGCAGCCAAAGTCACCAATGGGGATATTGCCGATTACCTGGGGGGGCTGCCCAAGGAAAAAATGCATTGTTCCGTTATGGGCAAGTCCGCACTGCAAAAAGCCATTGCCGACTACCGGGGAATCCAGATCATGGAAAAACCCGGAGAAATGGTATGTGAATGTTTTGAAGTGACCGATCTGGAAATTATCGATGCGGTCAAAGCCAATGGACTGGAAACCACAGAGGATGTCACCAATTATCTCAAAGCCGGGGGCGGGTGCGGTAAATGCCTGGACCGGATCGAAGAGGTGATCGCCTCTGTCAAAGCCGAGGGATGA
- a CDS encoding GntR family transcriptional regulator, which translates to MTIAEKITKTLRQEILNNTLSQGEPLSENVLGKRFKTSRTPVREAIRRLENDRLVQIIQGRGAIVSMMDISQLSHVFEVRIVLEPLAAESSFVFLRQPEITKLEEQWLALEDRLHSQEIEIIQDISDLDRKTHRFFTHKTPNPWLRTFLSTLEIQVARMQNMAASGLGEATESIRQHLELVSLLKSGDREAFIVALRNHIIISKSYVASNIDLNR; encoded by the coding sequence ATGACAATTGCAGAGAAAATAACCAAGACTTTGCGTCAAGAAATTCTGAACAACACTTTGTCGCAAGGGGAGCCTCTTTCAGAAAACGTTCTGGGAAAAAGATTTAAAACCAGCAGAACTCCGGTGCGAGAAGCAATTCGGAGATTGGAAAACGATCGCCTTGTTCAAATAATTCAAGGGCGGGGAGCCATAGTCTCAATGATGGATATTAGTCAACTGTCACACGTCTTTGAGGTAAGAATCGTACTTGAACCTTTAGCAGCAGAATCGTCTTTTGTTTTTTTAAGGCAACCAGAAATCACTAAGCTTGAGGAACAATGGTTAGCCTTGGAAGATCGTTTGCACAGTCAAGAAATTGAAATAATACAAGATATATCCGATCTTGACAGAAAAACACATCGTTTCTTTACTCACAAAACCCCCAATCCGTGGCTCCGTACTTTTTTATCTACCTTGGAAATTCAGGTTGCAAGAATGCAAAATATGGCGGCTTCAGGTCTTGGAGAGGCGACTGAATCTATCCGTCAACATTTGGAGCTTGTTTCTCTATTAAAATCAGGTGATCGAGAAGCGTTTATTGTAGCTTTGAGAAACCATATTATCATTAGTAAAAGTTATGTGGCATCCAACATTGATCTGAATCGATGA
- a CDS encoding IS1380 family transposase: MNIDKKLANRKRKISKKLKKRNWTQQPHPMFKASNIHYEFDGRHQGISYGGIGLIHLLAQKTGLFKEIDKNLELLKRHLPYHESDHVANMAYNILAGGTCLEDIELLRKNPAWLDALGAQIIPDPTTAGDFLRRFEEQDVLDFMSTKNNIRKKIWGKQPTSFKKMAIINIDGTISETYGQCKQGMDISYNGKWGYAPLIISLAGTREVLYVVNRSGNAPSHLDSAKWLDKTLNLVSDSFEKVYIRGDTDFSLTSNFGKWDNRCRFVFGMDARNNFVKLAGQIPESEWELLQKESRKIKTQPRKKPENVKAQVVERRKFKNLKTECEHVAEFEYRPGKCQKPYRMIVLRKTIKMLKGQCQLFDDVRYFFYITNDDKKSVEQLIQFYRNRADHENDIEQLKNGVSALNNPSDSLISNWVYMAIASQSWDLKAWYGLLLPYRALGRSIVRMEFKKFIHTFIQIPCLIIKSGRKITYRLVGYNDQVKHIFNLLDRMRHFAFP; this comes from the coding sequence ATGAATATTGACAAAAAATTGGCAAACCGCAAGAGAAAAATCAGTAAAAAACTAAAAAAAAGAAACTGGACCCAGCAACCCCATCCTATGTTCAAAGCGTCCAACATTCATTATGAATTTGATGGCCGTCATCAGGGCATCTCCTATGGTGGGATCGGGTTGATCCATCTGCTTGCCCAGAAGACCGGTCTGTTCAAAGAAATTGATAAGAACCTTGAACTTCTCAAGCGACATTTGCCCTATCATGAATCGGATCATGTCGCCAACATGGCCTATAACATCCTTGCCGGCGGGACTTGTCTGGAAGATATCGAGCTGTTGAGAAAAAATCCGGCCTGGCTTGACGCGCTTGGAGCGCAGATTATACCGGATCCAACAACAGCCGGAGATTTTCTCAGACGTTTCGAGGAACAGGATGTGCTTGATTTCATGTCGACTAAAAATAACATCCGCAAAAAAATATGGGGGAAACAGCCGACGTCATTTAAAAAGATGGCCATTATCAATATTGACGGCACCATCAGCGAAACATACGGTCAATGCAAGCAGGGTATGGATATTTCATACAACGGCAAATGGGGATATGCCCCTTTGATCATTTCCCTGGCTGGTACAAGAGAAGTGCTCTATGTGGTCAACCGTTCCGGGAATGCCCCTTCTCATCTGGATTCTGCCAAGTGGCTGGACAAAACCCTTAACCTTGTGTCTGATTCGTTTGAAAAGGTTTATATCCGGGGCGATACGGACTTCAGTCTTACAAGCAATTTTGGCAAATGGGACAACCGCTGCCGTTTTGTTTTTGGCATGGATGCCAGAAACAATTTTGTGAAACTGGCCGGTCAGATTCCGGAATCTGAGTGGGAACTCCTTCAGAAGGAATCACGGAAAATCAAGACACAGCCCCGCAAAAAACCAGAGAATGTAAAGGCTCAGGTGGTCGAAAGACGTAAGTTTAAAAATCTTAAAACCGAATGTGAACATGTTGCCGAATTCGAATACAGGCCAGGAAAGTGCCAAAAGCCCTACAGGATGATCGTACTTCGCAAGACCATTAAAATGCTGAAAGGGCAATGCCAGCTTTTCGATGATGTCAGGTATTTTTTTTACATCACCAATGATGACAAAAAATCTGTGGAGCAGCTGATTCAATTTTACCGCAACCGGGCAGACCATGAAAACGATATAGAACAATTGAAAAACGGGGTATCTGCATTGAACAATCCGTCTGATTCCCTGATCTCCAACTGGGTGTATATGGCCATAGCGTCTCAGTCCTGGGATCTCAAGGCATGGTACGGTCTGCTGCTTCCATACCGGGCATTGGGCAGGAGCATTGTTCGCATGGAATTCAAAAAATTTATCCATACTTTTATCCAGATTCCGTGCTTGATCATAAAATCAGGGAGAAAGATCACGTACAGGCTGGTCGGCTATAATGACCAGGTCAAACATATTTTCAATCTGTTGGATCGTATGAGGCATTTTGCATTTCCCTGA
- the nifS gene encoding cysteine desulfurase NifS, with product MNVIYTDNNATTRVADEVIEEMLPFFGGFYGNPSSMHTFGDRVGKKIRQARQKVADLIHADPDEIIFTSCGTESDNSAVFSALNAYPDKKRIITSNVEHPAILNLFKYLRDKKGYDVVLVPVDKKGDLDLDLLYDSLSDDTAIVSLMWANNETGVIFPIPEIAEKVTEKGILFHTDAVQAAGKIPIDVRAAHVDMLSLSGHKIHAPKGIGVLYVKKGMKFFPYLIGGHQEKGRRGGTENTVSIIGLGKACELAAQQLPIMNTQVKELRDYLQSQLLEKIPGVSVNGDLENRLPNTLSIGFDAVEGESILLMLDKEGICASSGSACTSGSLDPSHVLMAMEVPFKSAHGTIRFSLSHYNTKEEMDHIVKTMVSAIETLRAMSPFWKDGKLV from the coding sequence ATGAACGTGATTTATACCGACAACAATGCCACCACGCGGGTGGCGGATGAAGTGATTGAAGAGATGCTGCCCTTTTTTGGGGGATTTTACGGCAACCCTTCTTCCATGCATACATTTGGGGACCGGGTGGGCAAAAAGATCAGGCAGGCCCGGCAAAAAGTGGCGGACCTGATCCATGCGGATCCCGACGAGATCATATTTACCTCCTGCGGGACGGAAAGTGACAACAGTGCCGTTTTTTCAGCACTGAATGCTTATCCGGACAAGAAACGCATCATCACCTCCAATGTGGAACATCCGGCCATTTTGAACCTGTTCAAATATCTGCGGGATAAAAAAGGGTATGATGTGGTGCTGGTGCCGGTGGACAAAAAAGGAGATCTGGATCTGGATCTTTTGTATGACAGTTTGTCCGATGATACCGCCATTGTCTCCCTGATGTGGGCCAATAACGAGACCGGTGTGATTTTTCCCATTCCTGAGATCGCAGAAAAGGTCACGGAAAAAGGGATATTGTTTCACACGGATGCGGTGCAGGCGGCCGGAAAAATACCCATCGATGTAAGGGCTGCCCATGTGGACATGCTGTCTTTATCCGGTCACAAGATTCATGCCCCCAAAGGCATCGGTGTCTTATATGTGAAAAAAGGGATGAAGTTTTTTCCTTATCTGATCGGCGGGCATCAGGAAAAAGGCCGGCGGGGCGGCACGGAAAACACCGTCTCCATCATCGGCCTGGGAAAGGCCTGTGAACTGGCGGCACAGCAGCTGCCCATCATGAATACCCAGGTGAAAGAACTGCGGGATTATCTGCAAAGCCAGCTCCTGGAAAAGATTCCAGGTGTGTCTGTGAATGGCGATCTGGAAAACCGTCTGCCCAATACCCTGTCCATCGGATTTGATGCGGTGGAAGGGGAGTCTATTTTACTGATGCTGGACAAGGAAGGCATCTGTGCCTCTTCCGGTTCCGCCTGTACTTCCGGTTCCCTGGACCCCTCCCATGTGCTTATGGCCATGGAAGTGCCGTTCAAGTCTGCTCACGGCACCATCCGGTTTTCTTTGTCCCACTACAATACCAAAGAGGAAATGGATCATATTGTGAAGACCATGGTTTCCGCCATTGAAACACTTCGGGCCATGTCTCCTTTCTGGAAAGACGGTAAACTGGTGTAA
- a CDS encoding TIGR02757 family protein, which yields MPAPLRQKLETLYTAYNRKEFVDPDPLMFLYRYPQVCDREIAGLVAACLAYGRVEMILQAVNQVLMFLGPAPKDRVVHLNETDLCRGMAGFSYRFARQAHVVSLMVGIQRVLRQYGSLEACFMSGMSLDDATVMPGLLHLVRHLNPDGACGHLLADPAKSSACKRSHLFLRWMVRKDQVDPGGWDKVRPSQLLIPLDRHMFSAGKMLGFTRRKTPDRTACLEITDGFRQLSPEDPVKYDFCLTRFGIRRSLDMADLGTILAD from the coding sequence ATGCCCGCCCCATTGAGACAGAAACTGGAAACATTATATACGGCGTATAACCGAAAAGAGTTTGTAGACCCGGACCCGCTCATGTTCTTGTACCGGTATCCGCAGGTGTGTGACCGGGAAATCGCAGGGCTGGTGGCCGCATGCCTGGCCTATGGCCGGGTGGAGATGATTTTGCAGGCCGTGAATCAGGTCCTGATGTTTTTGGGGCCAGCGCCTAAGGACCGGGTGGTCCATCTGAATGAAACCGATCTGTGCCGGGGCATGGCCGGGTTCTCCTACCGGTTTGCCAGGCAGGCCCATGTGGTCAGTCTGATGGTCGGGATACAGCGGGTGCTCCGGCAGTATGGTTCCTTAGAGGCCTGTTTCATGAGCGGCATGTCTCTGGATGATGCCACGGTAATGCCCGGATTGCTGCATCTGGTGCGGCATCTGAATCCGGACGGGGCCTGCGGGCATCTTCTGGCAGATCCGGCCAAGTCCAGTGCCTGCAAGCGCAGTCACCTGTTTTTACGCTGGATGGTGAGAAAGGATCAGGTGGATCCCGGGGGGTGGGACAAAGTCCGGCCGTCTCAGCTGTTGATTCCCCTGGACCGGCATATGTTTTCTGCAGGCAAAATGCTTGGATTCACCCGGCGTAAAACCCCGGATCGAACCGCATGCCTGGAAATTACCGACGGATTCAGGCAACTTAGCCCCGAAGATCCGGTGAAATATGATTTCTGCCTGACCCGTTTCGGCATCCGGCGCAGCCTGGACATGGCCGATTTAGGGACCATACTGGCGGATTGA
- the sfsA gene encoding DNA/RNA nuclease SfsA produces MDPDAYMLPPLLPGRLIKRYKRFLADICLDSGETVTAHCPNSGSMKGCAVPGCPVWLSVSDNLRRKLKYTWELIKTPASMIGINTLVPNRLVKKAIENHMISELNGYSHVRSEVKTSEGTRLDLVLEGAGKDRCYVEIKNCTLVEDGTAMFPDAVTLRGQKHLDELMHLVKTGHRGVIFYLIQRMDAARFTPAAMIDQQYADKLREAADNGVEIVIRDVQIDLERIRINRPVPFVL; encoded by the coding sequence ATGGATCCGGATGCATACATGCTGCCCCCGCTGTTGCCGGGGCGGCTGATCAAACGATATAAACGATTTTTAGCCGATATCTGCCTGGATTCCGGCGAGACCGTGACCGCCCATTGCCCCAATTCCGGTTCCATGAAAGGGTGTGCCGTGCCTGGCTGCCCTGTATGGCTGTCCGTGAGCGACAATCTCCGGCGGAAACTCAAATACACCTGGGAACTGATCAAAACCCCGGCGTCCATGATCGGTATCAACACCCTGGTGCCCAACAGACTGGTGAAAAAAGCCATTGAAAATCATATGATTTCTGAACTGAACGGATACAGTCACGTTCGTTCTGAAGTCAAAACCAGTGAGGGCACACGCCTGGATCTGGTTCTGGAAGGTGCCGGAAAAGACCGGTGTTATGTTGAAATCAAAAACTGCACCCTGGTGGAGGACGGCACCGCCATGTTTCCGGACGCGGTTACCCTGCGGGGCCAGAAGCACCTGGATGAACTGATGCACCTGGTGAAAACAGGGCACCGGGGCGTGATTTTCTATCTGATCCAGCGCATGGACGCGGCCCGGTTCACGCCTGCAGCCATGATCGATCAACAATATGCGGATAAGTTGCGTGAAGCGGCAGACAACGGGGTGGAAATTGTGATCCGGGACGTTCAAATCGATCTGGAACGGATCCGGATCAATCGGCCCGTCCCTTTTGTGTTGTAA